One part of the Patescibacteria group bacterium genome encodes these proteins:
- a CDS encoding pilin, whose translation MKKYLFIFLSFFIFLSPVLVLAQDNNTDSNPAPCAAGNGACIDNPIGANSFQALIGKIITAVLGVVGSLALVMFIFGGITWMTSGGSPDKIKKGRDIVVWAVIGLVIIFSSYALVRFLLGSVT comes from the coding sequence ATGAAGAAATATCTCTTTATTTTTCTTTCATTTTTCATTTTTTTGAGCCCAGTTCTAGTATTAGCCCAGGATAATAACACTGATTCCAATCCTGCCCCCTGTGCCGCCGGTAATGGTGCTTGCATCGATAACCCGATTGGTGCTAATAGTTTCCAAGCGTTAATCGGCAAGATTATTACCGCCGTCCTAGGGGTGGTCGGTTCCTTAGCCTTGGTCATGTTTATTTTTGGCGGCATCACCTGGATGACTTCTGGCGGGAGTCCTGATAAGATTAAGAAGGGGAGAGATATAGTAGTTTGGGCGGTAATCGGCTTGGTAATAATATTCAGCTCTTATGCCTTAGTTAGATTCCTGCTTGGCAGCGTGACTTAA
- the tpiA gene encoding triose-phosphate isomerase — protein sequence MAKIFIANWKMNLTYEASIKLAREYGKYLKNFSGQVIVCPDFLSLPAIASILKGGRLSLGAQDCAPAKLGAYTGAVSPANLKKLGVKYVIIGHSERRGYFKEDNVLINQKLKEAQAVGLQVILCVGESAQERCEGKTLEIVKYQVKRALKGLSKPLIIAYEPVWAIGSGRNATAIEASEVHSLIKSEARQILKKEIKVIYGGSLNAKNGPEFKGAKDVDGFLVGGASLKASEFYKICQL from the coding sequence ATGGCTAAGATCTTTATCGCCAATTGGAAAATGAACCTTACTTACGAGGCTAGCATTAAGCTGGCTCGAGAGTATGGGAAATATCTTAAAAATTTTTCTGGTCAAGTTATTGTCTGCCCGGATTTTCTGTCTCTACCGGCGATAGCCAGCATTTTAAAGGGTGGTAGACTGAGTTTGGGCGCTCAAGATTGTGCTCCGGCTAAACTAGGAGCCTATACTGGAGCCGTTTCACCCGCTAACCTAAAAAAGCTTGGAGTTAAGTACGTGATTATCGGACATAGTGAAAGACGAGGGTATTTTAAGGAAGATAATGTTCTTATCAACCAAAAATTAAAAGAGGCTCAAGCGGTCGGTCTCCAGGTTATCTTATGCGTTGGCGAAAGCGCTCAAGAGCGTTGCGAAGGCAAGACTTTAGAGATAGTTAAATATCAGGTTAAGCGGGCCCTAAAAGGCCTTTCTAAGCCTTTAATTATCGCCTATGAACCAGTTTGGGCTATCGGTAGTGGCCGAAACGCGACAGCCATCGAAGCTTCCGAGGTTCATAGCTTGATTAAATCAGAAGCTAGACAAATCTTGAAAAAGGAGATAAAAGTTATCTATGGCGGCAGCCTGAATGCTAAAAACGGTCCAGAATTTAAGGGTGCTAAGGATGTTGACGGTTTCTTAGTCGGCGGTGCCAGTTTGAAAGCTTCGGAGTTTTATAAAATATGCCAACTATAA
- a CDS encoding NAD-dependent epimerase/dehydratase family protein: MTKIIVTGGAGFIGSNLVDALVASGNDVVVIDNLTSGKKEYLNPLAKFYQADIRSEEIAEIFDEEKPDFVYHLAAQIEVAKSVADPRLDNDINVLGALNVLMNCARLKVKKIIFSSTGGAIYGEGAIIPTPEIALAEPISPYGIHKLTFEKYLNYYYQVFNQNYAILRFANVYGPRQYKGGEAGVISIFIANAVLGKSSLLYGDGGQTRDFVFISDVVAALMLAKDNDCREALNIGLGREVNLLEVIREIEEATGKPFMKLDQPGRPGEQRRSCLDPSRAKSVLSWQAKVDLKEGIKETISWAQANKGNL, encoded by the coding sequence ATGACAAAAATAATCGTCACCGGCGGCGCCGGTTTTATCGGGTCAAATCTGGTCGATGCCTTAGTAGCGTCTGGTAATGACGTGGTCGTTATTGATAATTTAACTAGTGGAAAGAAGGAATACCTTAATCCGCTCGCTAAATTTTATCAAGCTGATATCCGCTCTGAAGAGATTGCTGAAATATTTGATGAAGAAAAGCCCGATTTTGTTTACCATCTAGCGGCCCAGATCGAGGTCGCTAAATCAGTTGCTGACCCCCGTTTAGATAATGATATTAACGTCTTAGGAGCCTTGAACGTTTTGATGAATTGCGCGCGCCTCAAGGTAAAGAAGATTATCTTTTCTTCGACTGGCGGCGCTATTTATGGAGAAGGGGCTATAATCCCGACGCCAGAAATCGCTTTAGCCGAGCCGATTTCACCATATGGCATTCATAAGCTGACCTTTGAAAAGTACCTTAACTATTATTATCAGGTTTTTAATCAGAATTATGCGATTTTGCGCTTCGCTAATGTTTATGGGCCGCGTCAATATAAAGGCGGGGAGGCCGGGGTAATTTCCATTTTTATCGCTAATGCCGTTCTAGGAAAATCCAGTCTTCTATATGGCGATGGCGGGCAGACACGGGATTTTGTCTTTATATCCGACGTAGTCGCAGCCTTAATGTTGGCGAAGGATAATGACTGCCGTGAAGCGTTAAATATCGGCTTGGGCCGAGAGGTAAACCTTCTAGAGGTTATCAGAGAAATAGAAGAAGCCACGGGGAAGCCGTTTATGAAATTAGACCAACCTGGACGCCCGGGAGAACAGCGTCGTAGTTGTTTAGATCCCTCTCGAGCAAAAAGTGTCCTATCTTGGCAGGCAAAAGTTGATTTAAAGGAGGGGATCAAAGAGACTATTTCCTGGGCACAAGCTAATAAAGGTAATCTATAA
- a CDS encoding fibronectin type III domain-containing protein: MVKMFRWADDYSYILIKEGKRIFLKLNSRFKKYKKTNYLSLSPAQRRLLKMYRKEAWRQQTLALILIVVLVVSNFRSHTTLAATYTFNQVNWGGGQSANLATHPGDQSNWNKYESKDANLEIVNGGTALQMTTAVASTTQTDNTASTTGFNLAGSNFASSTVSGTGNSASVELTNTTTYTNARNDYTVNSSLGLSAYDSHTNSIWVLNSGGVSKINPATGVVIGTYNFPGSGVAFDSHTNSIWVVNSSNNTVKKINSEDGSLIGSYTAGSAPADVEFDPSTNSIWVANGGSANVTKINSETGGIIGTSTVATGPRRLAFDSSTNSVWVTNYNSGSVSKILASDGSVTGTYSLGFTPRGVAFDSYTNSIWVVNWNDTVAKVKASDGSITATYSTGGNSGGEAIAFDPVTNSVWIGLQRITSVIKVNVETGAIRDYIGVPTTNQTAVTFEPLTNSVWISGSGTAITKITVLSGYISGPYSTGTNSNGIAADTLTNSLWVTNYGSNNVTKMNPFTGATIGTYPVGTNPLGVTFDPSTNSIWVVNAGSNNVSKINPTTGAIISTSTVAASPQRAVFDSSTNSIWVVSSGVVTQLRASDGASLGTATVGSGTSYIAFDSYTNSVWVSSVGALYKIDTATRSVTLTLAFGSYGGIAFDSLTNSIWTAEYNSGKAKKVNVTDGTYVQIGISIFYDIGVEFDPLTNTVWFTDWYYGGTIVRVNPAGGGLATYYGSVNKKGIAFDPVSNSMWFANSSGVSKLNLASTVYDAAGTYTSGPINLGSKAQSFSTLTYTTTLKSNSNITIDIRAGDSANTSDGSWTAWQTGVASGGDISTLGSHQFIQYRVNLSTSDGVFSSTLDDITINYSLYPGSQSLISSPYDTTDATNVMGSIGFTEDATLPSGTGVTFSIRTASSQGGLAGAAWYDFTDASTNCSEAEGVVYCPLSALPSELKSGGDDRFWQYKITLASAGDLTPTVSGVEIKYVVNASPEIQNITASQGSDGKVNISYDVRDPDASAGSNTPWEITPSFEYWDGSSWTSCTTLSAGATDNKDVEMEDYTTYTLTWDPKVDHNNHYLTDAKIRVKANDNEGANNISTSESNAFTLDTVNPVVDSFVLDARSDAENDITISVSDDSLDNMQMKLSNRSDLAADGVNADSGQWIAYSATKVWTFTNESPTVYYQIKDKYGNISNNGTHAVVLPTKPPNILYQDVSNTETEEWREFIAWGRVPEPPLGFKQYNIYRSTDGENFSLLPPPQTDRSTNFVLDANLDTNTVYYYRVTAEDDAGNISFYSDIISDRPDGQGGTDLTPPVISNVVISEVTAQSALITWETDEPSNSTVSYITNDSGDFTDAPNVGVSSMMDTASRLGKHSVFLNNLEAGVEYYIQVSSADPNTNTATGGLGMSFTVLAGPVISNVQSINIRNDGATVTWDTSSQGDSRVYYSLNPDFSSPASFSLGDNSTAHSVNLTGLSNGTTYYYYVKSGVAEDKNIIDGEVVYYTFTTTSDIVPPTISFNQESDITDKTETSARISWLTSELATSTIEYSTDESYSSSQTNSNLNTDHSFELTSLSKGTLYNFRLKSTDVNGNPTTSPQYSFSTPDYTDRTAPTISFNIESDLTAKTENSIRIHWTTSEYATSSVEYSEDDSYNLTASNGNSNIDHNFELTSLTKGTLYNFRLKSTDANGNATTSDSYSFTTLDNTDVTPPIITFDPEAGLSEKSETSIRISWTTNEAATSSLEYGSDLEYGSSVSNDNLNTSHSFKLTGLTKGTLYNFRLKSTDAGNNLTTSDNYTFTTEDHTDVTAPVITSVQAEQVADTSALITWTTDEGADSLVDYGTAVATYTASSTNALYNYSHSVVLSNLSVKTKYYFQVTSKDSNGNATSSSEFSFTTQDTLVAGATSTTVYVGGGATVIDKNDRVPPIISALKISDLTANRAKISWSTDETADSMVEFGVSDSYGFTSASRDGVTSHSLSLPNLFPNTSYYYRVTSADMSGNISEAKTGTFTTPTFSASELELDENKSGDQVANDSNFAEILRRTFDFIKQAAQNVSLSILESSLIEQQNSIKELAGLAPAPEVVSGPTVKTWEDMAIISWETNKKTSSLVNYSEVGVSLNDVSRAQVIGNPDVYSTDHQVILVGLKSATTYNYQLKGATVIGSSLNVSPSTFTTLSKAAKVDNYVADRLNDESASFKWSSSLPTDTSVRVTPYRNNTLSYDEARIVSDGKLTSIHEMTIDSLEPGVFYKIDLFGRDNSGKIISQTIEAFSTVNKELPFLIEQVKTSSALAAGNSLQVQTIISWDTTKLSTSKVYYRQGTSKDDNYWPSESPVDAGYTRHHLVIMTDFLPGEIYQFQVESTDSNGQKTRSKTYTVLTPRQKESVFQVILKNIEQTFGWMGGSGGE; this comes from the coding sequence ATGGTAAAGATGTTTAGATGGGCAGATGATTATTCCTATATTTTAATAAAGGAAGGGAAAAGAATATTCTTGAAATTAAATTCTAGATTTAAAAAATATAAAAAAACAAATTATCTTTCTCTTTCTCCTGCCCAGCGCCGTCTGCTTAAGATGTATCGGAAAGAAGCTTGGCGCCAGCAAACCCTAGCTCTTATTTTGATCGTAGTTTTAGTTGTCTCCAATTTTCGCAGCCATACTACTTTGGCGGCCACATATACCTTTAATCAAGTGAACTGGGGCGGCGGTCAAAGCGCTAATTTAGCTACGCATCCCGGGGATCAATCTAATTGGAATAAATATGAATCCAAAGATGCTAATCTTGAGATAGTAAATGGCGGGACCGCTCTGCAAATGACGACAGCCGTCGCTTCGACGACTCAAACCGATAATACCGCCTCCACAACCGGTTTCAATCTGGCTGGATCTAATTTTGCTTCAAGCACCGTTTCAGGAACAGGGAATAGCGCTAGTGTGGAGCTGACGAATACGACGACTTATACCAATGCTCGTAATGACTACACTGTTAATTCTTCTTTAGGTTTAAGCGCCTATGATTCCCATACTAATTCTATCTGGGTTTTAAACTCCGGCGGAGTTTCTAAGATTAATCCGGCTACCGGGGTAGTAATTGGCACCTATAATTTCCCCGGGAGTGGTGTTGCTTTTGATTCTCACACTAACTCGATTTGGGTGGTTAACAGTAGTAATAACACGGTCAAAAAAATAAATTCAGAAGATGGATCTCTGATCGGTTCTTATACGGCTGGCTCCGCACCGGCTGATGTCGAATTTGATCCTTCAACTAATTCTATCTGGGTGGCCAATGGCGGTTCAGCTAATGTCACCAAGATTAATTCGGAGACGGGCGGTATTATTGGAACCTCGACGGTGGCCACCGGCCCTCGGCGTTTAGCTTTTGATTCTTCGACAAATTCTGTGTGGGTGACTAATTACAATTCGGGTAGTGTTTCAAAGATTTTGGCATCCGATGGCTCGGTTACCGGCACCTATTCTTTAGGTTTTACTCCTCGAGGCGTGGCCTTTGACTCTTATACTAATTCAATCTGGGTGGTTAATTGGAATGATACGGTGGCCAAGGTAAAGGCTAGTGACGGTTCTATTACCGCCACCTATTCAACCGGCGGAAACAGCGGCGGAGAGGCTATTGCATTCGATCCTGTAACTAATTCGGTTTGGATAGGCTTGCAGCGTATCACTTCGGTTATAAAAGTAAATGTGGAGACGGGGGCGATCAGAGATTATATCGGAGTGCCTACGACTAACCAAACGGCTGTTACTTTTGAACCCTTGACGAATTCGGTTTGGATTTCAGGGAGCGGAACTGCAATTACGAAAATAACCGTCTTAAGCGGTTATATTTCAGGCCCATACTCTACTGGCACTAATTCCAACGGCATTGCTGCTGATACTTTAACTAATTCTCTCTGGGTTACCAATTATGGATCGAATAACGTCACTAAGATGAATCCTTTTACTGGTGCGACGATTGGCACTTATCCCGTGGGCACCAACCCTCTGGGCGTGACCTTCGATCCCTCGACTAATTCAATTTGGGTGGTTAATGCCGGTTCTAATAATGTTTCTAAAATAAATCCGACAACCGGTGCTATTATTAGTACTTCGACTGTGGCGGCTTCACCGCAAAGGGCAGTGTTTGACTCTTCAACTAATTCAATTTGGGTGGTTTCCAGCGGGGTAGTTACTCAATTGCGCGCCTCAGACGGAGCTTCCTTGGGGACGGCCACCGTTGGTTCGGGTACTTCTTATATTGCTTTCGATTCATATACTAACTCCGTTTGGGTTTCAAGCGTTGGCGCTCTCTATAAAATAGATACTGCGACCAGGAGTGTAACCTTAACTTTAGCCTTCGGCTCCTACGGCGGTATCGCCTTTGATTCTTTAACTAATTCTATCTGGACAGCTGAATATAACTCCGGTAAAGCCAAGAAAGTCAATGTGACGGATGGCACTTATGTCCAGATCGGCATCAGCATTTTTTATGATATTGGTGTGGAATTTGACCCCCTAACCAATACGGTTTGGTTTACCGATTGGTATTATGGAGGCACGATAGTCAGGGTCAACCCTGCTGGCGGAGGCTTAGCCACATATTATGGATCAGTCAATAAAAAGGGGATTGCCTTCGACCCGGTTTCTAATTCGATGTGGTTCGCTAATTCTTCCGGAGTTTCCAAACTCAATCTAGCTTCTACCGTTTACGATGCCGCTGGAACTTATACGTCTGGACCGATTAACCTTGGTTCTAAAGCTCAGAGTTTTTCCACCTTAACCTACACCACCACCCTTAAATCAAATTCAAATATTACTATTGATATCCGAGCGGGTGATAGTGCAAACACTAGCGATGGTAGCTGGACGGCTTGGCAAACCGGAGTGGCTAGCGGCGGAGATATTAGCACCTTAGGTTCACATCAATTCATCCAGTATCGGGTTAATTTAAGCACGTCCGACGGGGTGTTCTCTTCGACTCTTGACGATATTACTATAAATTATAGCCTCTATCCAGGCTCTCAATCATTAATTTCTTCCCCCTACGATACTACCGATGCGACCAATGTTATGGGATCGATTGGTTTTACCGAAGATGCCACTTTACCTTCAGGCACCGGCGTTACGTTTTCTATCCGGACAGCTTCCAGCCAAGGGGGTTTAGCAGGGGCGGCTTGGTATGATTTTACGGATGCTAGCACTAACTGCAGCGAAGCCGAAGGCGTAGTCTATTGTCCGCTTAGCGCTCTGCCGAGCGAGTTGAAATCTGGAGGTGATGACCGTTTTTGGCAATATAAGATTACTCTGGCTTCTGCTGGAGATCTGACTCCAACTGTATCAGGAGTGGAAATTAAATATGTGGTTAATGCTTCGCCCGAAATCCAAAATATCACCGCTTCTCAAGGCAGTGATGGAAAGGTGAATATTTCCTATGATGTTCGTGACCCAGATGCTTCAGCTGGTAGCAATACCCCCTGGGAAATCACCCCCTCTTTTGAATATTGGGATGGCAGCTCCTGGACAAGCTGTACCACCCTCTCGGCTGGAGCGACTGATAACAAAGATGTTGAGATGGAAGACTACACTACCTATACTTTAACTTGGGATCCGAAAGTTGATCATAACAATCATTATTTAACCGATGCTAAGATTAGGGTTAAGGCTAATGATAATGAGGGCGCTAATAATATTTCTACCTCCGAATCTAACGCCTTTACTTTGGATACAGTAAATCCAGTAGTTGATTCTTTTGTTTTGGATGCGCGGAGCGATGCAGAGAACGATATTACGATTAGCGTAAGTGATGATTCCTTGGATAATATGCAGATGAAGCTGTCTAATCGCAGTGATTTAGCGGCCGACGGCGTTAACGCTGATTCTGGCCAGTGGATTGCTTACTCTGCTACTAAAGTATGGACCTTTACCAATGAATCCCCGACTGTCTATTATCAGATCAAAGATAAATACGGAAATATTTCTAATAATGGCACCCATGCGGTTGTCTTACCAACTAAACCGCCCAACATCTTATATCAAGATGTCTCAAACACGGAAACCGAAGAATGGCGGGAATTCATCGCTTGGGGCCGGGTACCTGAGCCACCTTTGGGATTCAAACAATATAATATCTATCGTTCGACCGATGGAGAAAATTTCTCTTTATTACCCCCTCCTCAGACTGATCGTTCCACCAATTTCGTCTTAGACGCTAATTTAGATACTAATACTGTCTATTATTATCGGGTGACAGCCGAGGATGATGCCGGTAATATTTCTTTCTATTCCGATATCATTAGCGATCGTCCGGATGGTCAAGGCGGGACTGATTTGACGCCACCGGTTATCAGTAATGTTGTTATTTCTGAAGTTACCGCCCAATCAGCTTTAATTACCTGGGAAACCGACGAACCCTCCAATTCTACGGTTAGCTATATAACCAATGATTCTGGAGATTTCACAGACGCTCCCAATGTCGGCGTCTCCTCTATGATGGATACCGCCAGCCGTTTAGGTAAGCATTCGGTCTTTTTGAATAATTTGGAAGCGGGGGTGGAGTATTATATCCAAGTATCTTCAGCTGATCCAAATACTAATACTGCGACTGGCGGTCTAGGGATGTCGTTTACCGTTTTGGCTGGTCCGGTGATTTCTAATGTCCAGTCAATAAATATCCGTAATGATGGCGCTACCGTCACTTGGGATACGAGCAGCCAAGGTGATTCTCGGGTTTATTATTCCTTAAATCCCGATTTTTCTAGCCCGGCCAGCTTTAGTTTGGGTGACAATAGTACCGCTCATTCAGTGAATTTAACTGGATTAAGCAACGGGACGACCTATTATTATTACGTTAAATCTGGGGTGGCGGAAGACAAGAATATTATCGATGGTGAAGTCGTTTATTATACCTTCACCACCACTTCCGATATTGTGCCTCCAACGATAAGCTTCAATCAGGAAAGCGATATTACTGATAAGACAGAGACTTCAGCTCGTATCTCTTGGCTGACCAGTGAACTAGCTACTTCGACCATCGAATACAGTACGGACGAAAGTTATTCTAGCAGCCAAACTAACTCAAACCTGAATACTGACCATAGCTTCGAGCTAACGAGTCTAAGCAAGGGCACCTTATATAATTTCCGCCTCAAGAGTACTGATGTTAACGGCAATCCGACCACTTCGCCTCAATATAGTTTTTCTACTCCGGATTATACTGACCGTACGGCTCCGACTATCAGCTTCAATATAGAGAGCGATTTGACTGCTAAGACAGAAAACTCCATCCGCATCCATTGGACGACCAGTGAATATGCAACTTCTAGCGTGGAATATAGCGAAGATGATAGCTATAATCTGACAGCGAGCAATGGAAATTCCAATATTGATCATAATTTTGAATTAACCAGCCTGACTAAAGGTACTCTGTATAATTTCCGCCTCAAGAGCACTGATGCCAACGGTAATGCCACCACCTCCGATAGCTATTCTTTTACTACCCTGGATAATACTGATGTGACCCCACCAATCATCACCTTTGATCCAGAGGCTGGTCTCAGTGAGAAAAGCGAGACCTCGATCAGGATTTCTTGGACTACTAACGAAGCTGCCACTTCGAGCCTTGAATACGGGTCCGATTTAGAGTATGGCAGCAGCGTCTCAAATGATAATTTGAATACGAGCCATTCCTTTAAGCTGACCGGGTTAACTAAGGGCACCTTATATAATTTCCGTCTCAAGAGTACAGATGCTGGCAATAATTTGACGACTTCAGATAACTATACCTTTACGACTGAGGATCATACGGATGTAACGGCACCAGTAATCACCAGCGTCCAGGCCGAACAAGTGGCTGATACTTCCGCCTTGATTACCTGGACGACTGATGAAGGAGCCGATTCTTTGGTGGATTATGGTACGGCCGTGGCTACTTACACAGCATCTTCGACTAACGCTCTCTATAACTATAGCCATTCGGTTGTTCTAAGTAATCTAAGCGTGAAGACAAAATATTATTTCCAGGTGACTTCCAAAGATAGCAACGGCAATGCGACTAGCAGTTCGGAGTTTAGTTTTACCACCCAGGATACTTTGGTAGCTGGGGCTACTAGTACGACCGTCTACGTGGGCGGCGGTGCGACTGTGATTGATAAGAATGATCGGGTGCCGCCTATAATCAGCGCTTTGAAGATTAGCGACCTGACAGCTAATCGGGCGAAGATTTCTTGGTCGACTGATGAAACGGCAGATAGTATGGTAGAGTTCGGCGTATCTGATTCCTATGGCTTCACCTCGGCTAGCCGGGACGGAGTAACGAGCCATTCTCTTTCCTTGCCCAATCTCTTTCCTAATACTTCTTACTATTACCGCGTTACTTCAGCTGATATGTCTGGCAATATTTCCGAAGCTAAGACCGGGACTTTTACTACCCCGACTTTCAGTGCGAGCGAATTAGAGCTGGATGAGAACAAATCTGGCGATCAGGTGGCTAATGATAGCAATTTTGCGGAGATTTTGCGTCGTACCTTTGATTTTATCAAACAAGCGGCGCAGAACGTTTCTTTATCCATTTTGGAATCAAGCTTGATCGAACAACAAAATAGCATTAAGGAGTTGGCTGGTTTAGCGCCAGCGCCAGAAGTCGTGTCCGGTCCGACCGTGAAGACCTGGGAAGACATGGCAATCATCTCTTGGGAGACCAACAAAAAGACTAGTTCCTTGGTTAATTATTCTGAGGTCGGAGTATCTTTGAATGATGTTAGCCGGGCTCAGGTAATCGGCAATCCCGATGTATATTCGACAGATCACCAAGTTATTCTCGTGGGCTTAAAATCAGCGACAACCTATAATTATCAGCTTAAAGGAGCGACGGTTATCGGTTCTAGTTTAAATGTTAGCCCTTCAACCTTTACCACGCTGTCTAAAGCGGCTAAAGTCGATAACTATGTGGCCGATAGATTAAATGATGAATCCGCCTCTTTTAAATGGTCTAGTTCTTTGCCGACTGATACTTCTGTGCGAGTAACACCTTATCGCAATAATACTTTGTCTTATGATGAAGCCAGGATAGTAAGCGACGGCAAATTAACCTCTATCCATGAAATGACAATCGATAGTCTAGAACCGGGGGTTTTCTATAAGATCGACCTCTTCGGTCGGGATAATTCTGGGAAAATCATTTCCCAAACCATTGAAGCCTTTTCTACCGTCAACAAAGAGTTGCCATTCTTGATCGAACAGGTCAAGACTAGCTCAGCCTTGGCGGCTGGCAATAGCCTCCAAGTCCAGACAATCATCTCCTGGGACACTACTAAGCTCTCAACATCCAAAGTCTATTACCGCCAAGGCACCAGCAAGGATGATAACTACTGGCCCTCAGAATCTCCAGTTGATGCCGGCTATACCCGCCATCACCTAGTAATCATGACCGACTTCCTGCCCGGAGAAATATACCAGTTCCAGGTCGAAAGCACTGATTCTAATGGACAAAAAACTAGATCTAAGACCTATACTGTCCTCACTCCCCGTCAGAAAGAATCAGTCTTCCAGGTCATTCTCAAGAACATCGAACAGACTTTCGGCTGGATGGGGGGGAGCGGAGGGGAATAA
- a CDS encoding ABC transporter permease, producing MKIQDLVTLSIRSFRTNTSRTALTVLGLGVGIGAVLFLVSLGYGLQNIILDKITTTDALLTLDISPASELISLDKEHLAAINALPGVAETSPALDMSGQISYGNETTDALAFVVDKPFFRLSGLNLGAGKEFSASDAPEVIVSSASAKIFNFSQASDMIGQTVSLNLFVPEGGQGEVNIVSPNVEYKVVGVIDDDNTSFFYVPLLTLGDINLPAYSSLKVRVEDGEQLNPVREVIIKQGFLASSVSDTIDQTKKIFRVIQIVLGIFGLIALIVSAIGMFNTMTITLLERTQEIGIMRAIGVSNIDVAKLFLMESVIMGFLGGISGVFIGFVSGKLFNIVINILAKNFGGQALDLFYSPAWFVLFIIGFSTLTGFLTGLYPSRRAAKLNPLEALRYK from the coding sequence ATGAAAATACAAGATTTAGTCACTCTATCGATTCGTAGTTTCCGTACTAATACTAGCCGGACGGCTTTGACTGTTTTAGGTTTGGGAGTTGGCATCGGCGCGGTTTTGTTTTTAGTTTCTTTGGGCTATGGCTTGCAAAACATAATTTTGGATAAAATAACGACTACCGATGCCTTATTAACTTTAGACATATCACCGGCTTCAGAACTAATTTCTTTAGATAAAGAACATTTAGCGGCGATTAACGCCTTGCCGGGAGTGGCCGAAACTAGCCCGGCCCTCGATATGTCGGGTCAGATTTCCTATGGTAATGAAACGACCGATGCCTTGGCTTTCGTGGTTGATAAGCCCTTTTTCCGTTTGAGCGGTTTGAATTTAGGGGCGGGTAAAGAATTTTCAGCTAGCGATGCCCCGGAAGTCATCGTGTCATCAGCTAGCGCTAAGATTTTTAATTTCAGCCAGGCGTCAGATATGATTGGCCAGACAGTCAGTCTTAACTTATTTGTTCCAGAAGGCGGGCAAGGGGAGGTGAATATTGTCAGCCCTAATGTTGAATATAAAGTCGTTGGCGTTATCGATGATGATAATACCAGTTTTTTCTATGTGCCGCTCCTTACCTTAGGAGATATAAATTTGCCGGCTTATTCTAGTCTTAAAGTCAGGGTCGAAGATGGCGAACAGTTGAACCCGGTGCGGGAGGTAATAATCAAGCAAGGTTTTTTGGCATCTTCGGTTTCTGATACGATTGATCAGACAAAGAAGATCTTCCGAGTTATCCAGATCGTCCTAGGTATTTTTGGCTTGATTGCCTTGATTGTTTCCGCTATTGGTATGTTTAACACGATGACAATTACTTTATTAGAGAGGACTCAAGAAATCGGGATCATGCGGGCTATCGGTGTTAGCAATATCGATGTTGCTAAATTATTCTTGATGGAATCGGTGATTATGGGGTTTTTGGGTGGTATTTCCGGCGTTTTTATAGGTTTTGTCAGCGGTAAGCTTTTTAATATAGTTATTAATATCTTAGCAAAGAATTTTGGCGGCCAAGCTCTCGATTTATTCTATAGTCCAGCCTGGTTTGTCTTATTCATCATCGGTTTTTCTACCCTAACCGGTTTCTTGACTGGCCTATATCCTTCCCGCCGGGCCGCTAAATTAAATCCTCTTGAAGCTTTGCGGTATAAGTAA